In Mangifera indica cultivar Alphonso chromosome 1, CATAS_Mindica_2.1, whole genome shotgun sequence, a single genomic region encodes these proteins:
- the LOC123209604 gene encoding UDP-glycosyltransferase 73C12-like, whose amino-acid sequence MGSEENQLHFVLFPFMAQGHMIPMVDIAKLLAQRGVIISIITTPVNAARNRKAFNRITESGLPLRIIELPFPCAEGGFREGCENLDMIDSLGSGLDFLNAAQLLQEPVEKLFQQLKPQPDCIISDMCLPYSAHIAAKFNIPRFIFHGFCCFTLLCVHNFFRYGGPESMTSESDYFLVPRLPDKVEFTLPQLFDSMNLNSFNEKVAAAERLTYGVIINTFEELEPAYVKEFRKEKCCKVWCIGPVSLYNKDYVDKVQRGNQAAIDDSQCLKWLDSKDPGSVIYVCLGSLCNVIPSQLIELALGLEASNRPFIWVARGGTETSKELEKWLIEDGFEERTKERGLVIRGWAPQVLILSHRAIGGFLTHCGWNSTLEGVCAGQPMVTWPLFGDQFCNEKLLVQILKIGVSVGVKHPVKWGEEEKIGVLVKREDIKNAVERLMDGGEERRQRAKELGKMAKLAVQGGGSSQINTALLLDDIKKQVRSRKKPADI is encoded by the coding sequence ATGGGTTCTGAAGAAAACCAGCTtcactttgttttgtttcctttcatGGCCCAGGGCCATATGATTCCCATGGTTGACATAGCCAAGCTGCTGGCACAGCGTGGAGTAATTATCAGTATAATCACTACGCCAGTTAATGCAGCTCGAAACAGAAAAGCATTTAATCGGATTACAGAATCCGGACTTCCACTCCGAATAATCGAACTTCCGTTCCCATGTGCAGAAGGAGGATTTCGGGAAGGGTGTGAAAATCTTGACATGATTGATTCACTTGGCTCAGGCTTGGACTTCTTAAACGCAGCTCAGTTACTTCAGGAGCCAGTAGAAAAATTGTTCCAGCAGTTAAAACCGCAGCCAGATTGCATAATCTCTGATATGTGTTTGCCCTATTCAGCACATATAGCTGCCAAGTTTAACATTCCAAGATTCATTTTCCATGGATTTTGTTGCTTCACCCTTTTGTGCGTGCACAATTTCTTTCGCTACGGTGGCCCGGAGAGTATGACCTCGGAGTCAGATTACTTTCTTGTGCCACGTTTGCCCGATAAAGTTGAATTCACCCTTCCTCAGCTATTTGATTCTATGAATCTAAATTCGTTTAACGAGAAAGTTGCTGCAGCTGAACGACTCACATATGGAGTCATCATAAATACTTTTGAGGAATTGGAGCCTGCTTATGTTAAGGAATTTAGAAAGGAAAAATGTTGCAAAGTATGGTGTATTGGCCCGGTCTCACTATACAACAAAGACTACGTGGACAAAGTTCAAAGAGGTAACCAAGCAGCAATTGATGATAGCCAATGTTTAAAGTGGCTTGATTCAAAAGATCCTGGTTCCGTAATCTACGTTTGCCTTGGAAGTCTGTGTAATGTAATTCCTTCACAGTTGATAGAACTTGCGTTAGGCTTAGAAGCATCAAATAGGCCATTCATTTGGGTTGCTAGGGGGGGAACAGAAACATCCAAAGAGTTAGAAAAATGGCTTATAGAAGATGGTTTTGAGGAAAGGACCAAAGAGAGGGGGCTTGTGATCAGGGGTTGGGCCCCGCAAGTTCTTATTTTGTCACACCGTGCAATCGGTGGGTTCTTAACACATTGCGGTTGGAATTCGACGCTAGAAGGCGTGTGTGCTGGGCAGCCAATGGTGACCTGGCCACTCTTTGGGGACCAATTTTGTAATGAGAAACTTCTTGttcaaatactcaaaattggaGTTAGTGTTGGGGTGAAACATCCTGTGAAGtggggagaagaagaaaaaattgggGTGCTGGTGAAGAGAGAAGATATAAAAAATGCCGTGGAAAGGTTGATGGATGGAGGAGAAGAACGAAGACAAAGAGCTAAAGAGCTTGGAAAGATGGCAAAATTAGCTGTCCAAGGAGGGGGATCCTCTCAAATCAACACTGCTCTTCTACTTGATGATATCAAAAAACAAGTTCGTTCCAGGAAAAAGCCTGCTGATATATGA
- the LOC123226036 gene encoding UDP-glycosyltransferase 73C4-like: MGSEENQLHFVLFPFMAQGHMIPMVDIAKLLAQRGVIISIITTPVNAARNRKAFTRITESGLQLRIIELPFPCAEGGLREGCENLDMIDSLGSAVDFFNAAQLLQEPVEKLFQQLKPQPDCIISDMFLPYSAHIAAKFNIPRIIFHGFCCFSLLCLHNFLRYGGPESMTSESDYFVVPRLPDKVEFTLPQLFYSVNLKSFSEKLIAAELLTYGVIINTFEELEPAYVREFRKEKDGKVWCIGPLSLYNKDYVDKVERGNQAAIDDSQCLKWLDSKDPGSVIYVCLGSLCNVIPSQLIELALGLEASNRPFIWVARWGIETSKELEKWIIEDGFEERTKERGLVIRGWAPQVLILSHPAIGGFLTHCGWNSNLEGVCAGKPMVTWPLFADQFCNEKLVVQILKIGVSVGVKHPVKWGEEEKIGVLVKREDIKNAVEMLMDGGEDGEERRRRAKELGKMAKLAVQEGGSSQLNTTLLLDDIIKQVRSRNKPAGI; this comes from the coding sequence ATGGGTTCTGAAGAAAACCAACTtcactttgttttgtttccgTTCATGGCCCAGGGCCATATGATTCCCATGGTTGACATAGCCAAGCTACTGGCACAGCGTGGAGTGATTATCAGTATAATCACTACGCCAGTTAATGCAGCTAGAAACAGAAAAGCATTCACTCGGATTACAGAATCAGGACTTCAACTCCGAATAATCGAACTTCCGTTCCCATGCGCAGAAGGAGGATTACGAGAAGGGTGTGAAAATCTTGACATGATTGATTCACTCGGATCAGCCGTGGACTTCTTTAACGCAGCTCAGTTACTACAAGAGCCAGTAGAAAAATTGTTCCAGCAGTTAAAACCGCAGCCAGATTGCATAATCTCTGATATGTTTTTGCCCTATTCAGCACATATAGCTGCCAAGTTTAACATTCCAAGAATCATTTTCCATGGATTTTGTTGCTTCTCCCTTTTGTGCTTGCACAATTTCCTTCGCTACGGTGGCCCGGAGAGTATGACCTCGGAATCAGATTACTTTGTTGTGCCACGTTTGCCCGATAAAGTTGAATTCACCCTTCCTCAGCTGTTCTATTCTGTGAATCTAAAGTCATTTAGCGAGAAACTCATTGCAGCTGAACTGCTCACGTATGGAGTCATCATAAATACTTTTGAGGAATTGGAGCCTGCTTATGTTAGGGAATTTAGAAAGGAAAAAGATGGCAAAGTATGGTGCATTGGTCCGCTCTCACTATACAATAAAGACTACGTGGACAAAGTTGAAAGAGGTAACCAAGCTGCAATTGATGATAGCCAATGTTTAAAGTGGCTTGATTCAAAAGATCCTGGCTCCGTAATCTACGTCTGCCTTGGAAGTCTGTGTAATGTAATTCCTTCACAGTTGATAGAACTTGCGTTAGGCTTAGAAGCATCAAATAGGCCATTCATTTGGGTGGCAAGGTGGGGAATAGAAACATCCAAGGAGTTAGAAAAATGGATTATAGAAGATGGTTTTGAGGAAAGGACCAAAGAGAGAGGGCTTGTGATCAGGGGTTGGGCTCCGCAAGTTCTTATCTTGTCACACCCTGCGATCGGTGGGTTCTTAACACATTGCGGTTGGAATTCTAACCTAGAAGGCGTGTGTGCTGGCAAGCCAATGGTGACCTGGCCACTCTTTGCGGACCAATTTTGTAATGAGAAACTTGTTGttcaaatactcaaaattggTGTTAGTGTTGGAGTGAAACATCCTGTGAAGtggggagaagaagaaaaaattgggGTGTTGGTAAAAAGAGAAGACATCAAGAATGCTGTGGAAATGTTGATGGATGGAGGAGAAGATGGAGAAGAAAGAAGGCGAAGAGCTAAAGAGCTTGGAAAGATGGCAAAATTAGCTGTCCAAGAAGGGGGATCCTCTCAACTCAACACTACTCTTCTACTTGATGACATCATAAAACAAGTTCGTTCCAGGAATAAACCTGCTGGTATATGA
- the LOC123216354 gene encoding UDP-glycosyltransferase 73C4-like, giving the protein MATLSDRRHQHRQLHFILIPLMCPGHLIPMVDMGRLLAQHGATVTLITTRLNAVRFEKIIDRDNQSGLPIWLLKLRFPCTEAGLPEGCENVDSLPSPNLAKNFFDAARMLQQPIEEFLEETNPGPSCIISDRYLPWTIYISHKFGVPRLASDGTSCFAFICSHNIQSSRIHEKVSDSEFFVVPGLPDRIEITKAQLPAVINQASTTLKDRSEEMKAADEASYGLVFNSFQELEERYVEDCQKVKGGKIWCVGPVSLCNKENIDKGQRGNKTSIDETQCLKWLNSWPSESVVYACLGTLSRISSLQLMELGLGLEASKRPFIWVIREGAHSNELEKLLYEEGFERRTKNVGLIIRGWAPQVLILSHPAIGGFLTHCGWNSILEGVSAGLPIITWPILAEQFLNEQFLLQVLRIGEKVGASININMGEEEKFGVMVKREEIRKAIEIVMDKDEGKEKRKKARELGRTAKKAVEEGGSSHWNIKLLIEDILEESRRRLGM; this is encoded by the coding sequence ATGGCTACCCTATCCGACCGCCGACACCAACACCGACAGCTTCATTTTATCCTGATTCCCCTCATGTGCCCCGGCCATCTTATACCAATGGTAGACATGGGCAGGCTCCTAGCACAACATGGTGCCACAGTCACTTTAATCACAACACGTCTGAACGCCGTTCGATTTGAAAAGATCATCGATCGTGACAATCAATCTGGTCTGCCTATTTGGCTTCTTAAACTCAGATTTCCTTGCACTGAGGCTGGCTTGCCAGAGGGATGCGAGAATGTAGATTCTCTCCCCTCTCCAAACTTGGCCAAGAATTTCTTTGATGCAGCCAGGATGTTGCAGCAGCCAATAGAGGAGTTCTTGGAAGAGACAAACCCGGGCCCAAGTTGCATTATTTCCGATAGATATCTCCCTTGGACGATTTACATTTCTCATAAGTTTGGAGTCCCTCGGCTAGCTTCTGACGGGACAAGTTGCTTTGCTTTTATCTGTTCACATAATATTCAGTCGTCCAGGATTCATGAGAAGGTCTCTGATTCAGAGTTCTTTGTGGTGCCTGGTTTGCCGGATAGGATTGAAATAACCAAGGCTCAGCTACCAGCCGTTATCAATCAAGCCTCAACGACCTTAAAAGATAGGTCAGAAGAAATGAAAGCGGCAGATGAGGCATCATATGGGTTGGTATTTAATTCTTTTCAAGAGTTGGAAGAAAGATATGTGGAAGACTGTCAAAAGGTAAAAGGAGGCAAAATTTGGTGCGTTGGGCCGGTATCACTATGcaacaaagaaaacatagataAGGGGCAAAGAGGCAATAAGACTTCAATTGATGAAACTCAATGCTTGAAATGGCTCAATTCATGGCCATCAGAGTCTGTAGTATATGCCTGTCTTGGAACCCTTAGTCGCATATCATCTCTGCAGCTAATGGAACTGGGTTTAGGGTTGGAAGCATCGAAGCGGCCGTTTATATGGGTTATAAGAGAAGGTGCTCATTCAAATGAGCTCGAGAAATTGTTGTATGAAGAAGGATTTGAGAGAAGAACCAAAAATGTAGGACTAATAATAAGAGGGTGGGCACCGCAAGTATTGATTCTGTCACATCCAGCCATTGGGGGATTTTTAACACACTGTGGGTGGAATTCTATACTAGAAGGAGTTTCAGCTGGCTTGCCAATAATAACATGGCCTATTTTGGCGGAACAATTTCTCAATGAGCAGTTTCTTCTGCAGGTACTAAGAATTGGTGAGAAGGTAGGGGCTagcattaatataaatatgggAGAGGAAGAAAAGTTTGGAGTGATGGTGAAGAGAGAGGAGATAAGGAAAGCAATAGAGATTGTAATGGATAAAGATGAAGgcaaagagaagagaaagaaagcaAGAGAACTTGGGAGGACGGCAAAGAAGGCAGTTGAAGAAGGAGGATCTTCCCACTGGAATATCAAGTTACTAATTGAAGATATTCTCGAGGAATCCAGGAGAAGGCTTGGCATGTGA
- the LOC123194154 gene encoding UDP-glycosyltransferase 73C6-like, producing MSRGSLVFATFFMGSEKNQLHFVLFPFMAQGHMIPMVDIAKLLAQRGVIISIITTPVNAARNRKAFTRITESGLQLRIIELPFPCAEGGLREGCENLDMIDSLGSAVDFFNAAQLLQEPVEKLFQQLKPQPDCIISDMCLPYSAHIAAKFNIPRIIFHGFCCFSLLCLHNFFRYGGPESMTSESDYFVVPRLPDKVEFTLPQLFHSVNLKSFNEKFIAAELLTYGVIINTFEELEPAYVREFRKEKDGKVWCIGPLSLNNKDYVDKVERGNQAAIDDSQCLKWLDSKDPGSVIYVCLGSLCNVIPSQLIELALGLEASNRPFIWVARGGIETSKELEKWIIEDGFEERTKERGLVIRGWAPQVLILSHPAIGGFLTHCGWNSNLEGVCAGKPMVTWPLFADQFCNEKLVVQILKIGVSVGVKHPVKWGEEEKIGVLVKREDIKNAVEILMDGGEEGEERRRRAKELGKMAKLAVQEGGSSQLNTTLLLDDIIKQVRSRNKPAVI from the exons ATGTCCAGGGGCAGTTTAGTCTTTG CTACATTTTTCATGGGTTCCGAAAAAAACCAACTtcactttgttttgtttcctttcatGGCCCAGGGCCATATGATTCCCATGGTTGACATAGCCAAGCTACTGGCACAGCGTGGAGTGATTATCAGTATAATCACTACGCCAGTTAATGCAGCTAGAAACAGAAAAGCATTCACTCGGATTACAGAATCAGGACTTCAACTCCGAATAATCGAACTTCCGTTCCCATGCGCAGAAGGAGGATTACGAGAAGGGTGTGAAAATCTTGACATGATTGATTCACTCGGATCAGCCGTGGACTTCTTTAACGCAGCTCAGTTACTACAAGAGCCAGTAGAAAAATTGTTCCAGCAGTTAAAACCGCAGCCAGATTGCATAATCTCTGATATGTGTTTGCCCTATTCAGCACATATAGCTGCCAAGTTTAACATTCCAAGAATCATTTTCCATGGATTTTGTTGCTTCTCCCTTTTGTGCTTGCACAATTTCTTTCGCTACGGTGGCCCGGAGAGTATGACCTCGGAGTCAGATTACTTTGTTGTGCCACGTTTGCCTGATAAAGTTGAATTCACCCTTCCTCAGCTGTTCCATTCTGTGAATCTAAAGTCATTTAACGAGAAATTTATTGCAGCTGAACTGCTCACGTATGGAGTCATCATAAATACTTTTGAGGAATTGGAGCCTGCTTATGTTAGGGAATTTAGAAAGGAAAAAGATGGCAAAGTATGGTGTATTGGTCCGCTCTCACTAAACAATAAAGACTACGTGGACAAAGTTGAAAGAGGTAACCAAGCTGCAATTGATGATAGCCAATGTTTAAAGTGGCTTGATTCAAAAGATCCTGGCTCCGTAATCTACGTCTGCCTTGGAAGTCTGTGTAATGTAATTCCTTCACAGTTGATAGAACTTGCGTTAGGCTTAGAAGCATCAAATAGGCCATTCATTTGGGTGGCAAGGGGGGGAATAGAAACATCCAAGGAGTTAGAAAAATGGATTATAGAAGATGGTTTTGAGGAAAGGACCAAAGAGAGAGGGCTTGTGATCAGGGGTTGGGCTCCGCAAGTTCTTATCTTGTCACACCCTGCGATCGGTGGGTTCTTAACACATTGCGGTTGGAATTCTAACCTAGAAGGCGTGTGTGCTGGCAAGCCAATGGTGACCTGGCCACTCTTTGCGGACCAATTTTGTAATGAGAAACTTGTTGttcaaatactcaaaattggTGTTAGTGTTGGAGTGAAACATCCTGTGAAGtggggagaagaagaaaaaattgggGTGTTGGTAAAAAGAGAAGACATCAAGAATGCTGTGGAAATTTTGATGGATGGaggagaagaaggagaagaaagaaggcGAAGAGCTAAAGAGCTTGGAAAGATGGCAAAATTAGCTGTCCAAGAAGGGGGATCCTCTCAACTCAACACTACTCTTCTACTTGATGACATCATAAAACAAGTTCGTTCCAGGAATAAACCTGCTGTTATATGA
- the LOC123214559 gene encoding UDP-glycosyltransferase 73C4-like → MATLSDRRHQHRQLHFILIPLMCPGHLIPMVDIGRLLAQHGATVTLITTRLNAVRFEKIIDRDNQSGLPIWLLKLRFPCAEAGLPEGCENVDSLPSPNLAKNFFDAARMLQQPIEEFLEETNPGPSCIISDRYLPWTIYISHKFGIPRLAFDGTSCFAFICSHNIQSSRIHEKVSDSEFFVVPGLPDRIEITKAQLPAVINQASTTLKDRSEEMKAADEASYGLVFNSFQELEERYVEDCQKVKGGKIWCVGPVSLCNKENIDKGQRGNKTSIDETQCLKWLNSWPSESVVYACLGTLSRISSLQLMELGLGLEASKRPFIWVIREGAHSNELEKLLYEEGFERRTKNVGLIIRGWAPQVLILSHPAIGGFLTHCGWNSILEGVSAGLPMITWPILAEQFLNEQFLLQVLRIGEKVGASININMGEEEKFGVMVKREEIRKAIEMVMDKDEGKEKRKKARELGRTAKKAVEEGGSSHWNIKLLIEDILKESRRRLGM, encoded by the coding sequence ATGGCTACCCTATCCGACCGCCGACACCAACACCGACAGCTTCATTTTATCCTGATTCCCCTCATGTGCCCCGGCCATCTTATACCAATGGTAGACATAGGCAGGCTCCTAGCACAACATGGTGCCACAGTCACTTTAATCACAACACGTCTGAACGCCGTTCGATTTGAAAAGATCATCGATCGTGACAATCAATCTGGTCTGCCTATTTGGCTTCTTAAACTCAGATTTCCTTGCGCTGAGGCTGGCTTGCCAGAGGGATGCGAGAATGTAGATTCTCTCCCCTCTCCAAACTTGGCCAAGAATTTCTTTGATGCAGCCAGGATGTTGCAGCAGCCAATAGAGGAGTTCTTGGAAGAGACAAACCCGGGCCCAAGTTGCATTATTTCCGATAGATATCTGCCTTGGACGATTTACATTTCTCATAAGTTTGGAATCCCTCGGCTAGCTTTTGACGGGACAAGTTGCTTTGCTTTTATCTGTTCACATAATATTCAGTCGTCCAGGATTCATGAGAAGGTCTCTGATTCAGAGTTCTTTGTGGTGCCTGGTTTGCCGGATAGGATTGAAATAACCAAGGCTCAGCTACCAGCTGTTATCAATCAAGCCTCAACGACCTTAAAAGATAGGTCAGAAGAAATGAAAGCGGCAGATGAGGCATCATATGGGTTGGTATTTAATTCTTTTCAAGAGTTGGAAGAAAGATATGTGGAAGACTGTCAAAAGGTAAAAGGAGGCAAAATTTGGTGCGTTGGGCCGGTATCACTATGcaacaaagaaaacatagataAGGGGCAAAGAGGCAATAAGACTTCAATTGATGAAACTCAATGCTTGAAATGGCTCAATTCATGGCCATCAGAGTCTGTAGTATATGCCTGTCTTGGAACCCTTAGTCGCATATCATCTCTGCAGCTAATGGAACTGGGTTTAGGGTTGGAAGCATCGAAGCGGCCGTTTATATGGGTTATAAGAGAAGGTGCTCATTCAAATGAGCTCGAGAAATTGTTGTATGAAGAAGGATTTGAGAGAAGAACCAAAAATGTAGGACTAATCATAAGAGGGTGGGCACCGCAAGTATTGATTCTGTCACATCCGGCCATTGGGGGATTTTTAACACACTGTGGGTGGAATTCTATACTAGAAGGAGTTTCAGCTGGCTTGCCAATGATAACATGGCCTATTTTGGCGGAACAGTTTCTCAATGAGCAGTTTCTTCTGCAAGTACTAAGAATTGGTGAGAAGGTAGGGGCTAGCATTAACATAAATATGGGAGAGGAAGAAAAGTTTGGAGTGATGGTGAAGAGAGAGGAGATAAGGAAAGCAATAGAGATGGTAATGGATAAAGATGAAGgcaaagagaagagaaagaaagcaAGAGAACTTGGGAGGACGGCAAAGAAGGCAGTTGAAG